One Anguilla rostrata isolate EN2019 chromosome 15, ASM1855537v3, whole genome shotgun sequence genomic window carries:
- the LOC135240790 gene encoding MOB-like protein phocein isoform X3, translated as MAFRKFLPLFDRVLVQRLTAETVTKGGIMLPEKAQGKVLQATVVAVGPGTTNKDFYNWPDESFEEMDSTLAVQQYIQQNIRSDCSNIDKILEPPEGQDEGVWKYEHLRQFCLELNGLAVKLQSECHPDTCTQMTATEQWIFLCAAHKTPKECPAIDYTRHTLDGAACLLNSNKYFPSRVSIKESSVAKLGSVCRRVYRIFSHAYFHHRQIFDKYENETFLCFRFTRFVMKYSLMSKDNLIVPILEEEQNAPAVGESEA; from the exons ATG GCATTCCGAAAGTTCCTCCCCTTGTTTGACCGGGTGTTGGTGCAGCGGCTGACGGCGGAGACCGTGACAAAAGGGGGAATCATGCTGCCAGAGAAGGCCCAGGGGAAGGTGCTGCAGGCCACTGTGGTGGCAGTGGGCCCAGGAACCACCAATAAG GACTTCTACAACTGGCCTGATGAGTCATTTGAGGAGATGGACAGCACACTCGCTGTGCAGCAG TACATCCAGCAGAACATCCGCTCAGACTGCTCCAACATCGACAAGATTCTGGAGCCTCCCGAGGGCCAGGACGAGGGCGTGTGGAAATATGAACACCTCAG GCAGTTCTGTCTGGAATTGAATGGGCTGGCTGTCAAA ctgCAGAGTGAATGCCACCCAGATACATGCACTCAGATGACTGCCACAGAGCAGTGGATATTCCTGTGCGCTGCCCACAAGACCCCAAAAGAG tgcCCAGCCATCGATTACACCCGACACACTCTGGATGGAGCTGCTTGCCTGCTCAACAGCAACAAATATTTCCCCAGCCG gGTGAGCATTAAGGAGTCCTCTGTAGCTAAGCTGGGCTCAGTGTGTCGTCGCGTCTACAGGATATTCTCCCACGCCTACTTCCACCACCGCCAGATATTTGACAAGTACGAG AATGAGACATTCCTGTGTTTCCGGTTCACGCGCTTTGTGATGAAGTACAGCCTGATGTCCAAGGATAACCTGATTGTGCCCatcctggaggaggagcagaacgCTCCCGCTGTTGGGGAGAGTGAGGCCTGA
- the LOC135240790 gene encoding 10 kDa heat shock protein, mitochondrial-like isoform X2 codes for MAFRKFLPLFDRVLVQRLTAETVTKGGIMLPEKAQGKVLQATVVAVGPGTTNKCGDLQPISVKVGEKVLLPEYGGTKVILEDKDYFLFRDEDILGKYVE; via the exons ATG GCATTCCGAAAGTTCCTCCCCTTGTTTGACCGGGTGTTGGTGCAGCGGCTGACGGCGGAGACCGTGACAAAAGGGGGAATCATGCTGCCAGAGAAGGCCCAGGGGAAGGTGCTGCAGGCCACTGTGGTGGCAGTGGGCCCAGGAACCACCAATAAG TGCGGTGATCTGCAGCCCATCAGTGTGAAAGTTGGGGAGAAGGTCCTGTTGCCAGAGTACGGAGGAACCAAAGTTATCCTAGAGGACAAG GACTACTTCCTGTTCCGTGATGAGGATATCCTTGGAAAATATGTTGAGTGA
- the LOC135240790 gene encoding MOB-like protein phocein isoform X1 produces MVMAEGTAVLRRNRPGTKAQDFYNWPDESFEEMDSTLAVQQYIQQNIRSDCSNIDKILEPPEGQDEGVWKYEHLRQFCLELNGLAVKLQSECHPDTCTQMTATEQWIFLCAAHKTPKECPAIDYTRHTLDGAACLLNSNKYFPSRVSIKESSVAKLGSVCRRVYRIFSHAYFHHRQIFDKYENETFLCFRFTRFVMKYSLMSKDNLIVPILEEEQNAPAVGESEA; encoded by the exons ATGGTAATGGCGGAGGGTACTGCAGTTCTGAGGAGAAATCGGCCGGGAACTAAGGCACAG GACTTCTACAACTGGCCTGATGAGTCATTTGAGGAGATGGACAGCACACTCGCTGTGCAGCAG TACATCCAGCAGAACATCCGCTCAGACTGCTCCAACATCGACAAGATTCTGGAGCCTCCCGAGGGCCAGGACGAGGGCGTGTGGAAATATGAACACCTCAG GCAGTTCTGTCTGGAATTGAATGGGCTGGCTGTCAAA ctgCAGAGTGAATGCCACCCAGATACATGCACTCAGATGACTGCCACAGAGCAGTGGATATTCCTGTGCGCTGCCCACAAGACCCCAAAAGAG tgcCCAGCCATCGATTACACCCGACACACTCTGGATGGAGCTGCTTGCCTGCTCAACAGCAACAAATATTTCCCCAGCCG gGTGAGCATTAAGGAGTCCTCTGTAGCTAAGCTGGGCTCAGTGTGTCGTCGCGTCTACAGGATATTCTCCCACGCCTACTTCCACCACCGCCAGATATTTGACAAGTACGAG AATGAGACATTCCTGTGTTTCCGGTTCACGCGCTTTGTGATGAAGTACAGCCTGATGTCCAAGGATAACCTGATTGTGCCCatcctggaggaggagcagaacgCTCCCGCTGTTGGGGAGAGTGAGGCCTGA
- the LOC135241048 gene encoding axonemal dynein light intermediate polypeptide 1-like → MIPTADSLLQYDNPVLVSKNNYVISSLVHAPPVMATSHQPAGSSPALTPSKPKSLALEINREKTEDILHAILPPRVWSEGSKLWVQSVSSTPGTRIDVIKLQELLDLKLQQRQARETGICPIRRELYTQCFDELIRQETISCTERGLLLLRVRNEIRMCMAAYQTLYESSVGFGIRKVLQSEIGKAELERKRQTLEKDKRDLEQQVKDTWAKCEAIKIREMERREAEDRKHAEEIEFLKRTNQQLKFQLAGITQKK, encoded by the exons atgaTTCCAACAGCCGATTCACTGCTGCAATATGACAACCCAGTCTTGGTGAGCAAGAA TAATTATGTAATTTCTTCTCTGGTTCATGCTCCTCCTGTGATGGCAACCTCCCATCAGCCAGCTGGAAGCTCCCCAGCCCTCACTCCCTCCAAGCCGAAGTCCCTTGCTTTGGAAATAAATAGGGAGAAAACTGAGGATATCCTCCATGCCATTCTCCCACCGAG AGTGTGGTCAGAGGGTAGCAAGCTGTGGGTGCAGTCTGTGTCGAGCACACCAGGCACACGCATAGACGTCATTAaactgcaggagctgctggatCTGAAGCTGCAGCAAAGGCAGGCTCGAGAGACTGGTATCTGCCCTATCCGTAGGGAGCTCTACACACAATGCTTTG ATGAGCTGATCAGACAGGAAACCAtcagctgcacagagagggggctgctgctgctgcgggtTCGGAATGAGATCCGTATGTGCATGGCTGCCTACCAGACTTTGTACGAGAGCAGTGTGGGCTTTGGGATCAGGAAAGTGCTGCAGTCTGAAATAGGCAAAGCTGAATTGGAGAGAAAG AGACAAACCCTGGAGAAAGATAAGAGGGACCTGGAGCAGCAGGTAAAGGACACATGGGCAAAATGTGAGGCCATAAAGATAAGAGAGATGGAGCGACGGGAAGCAGAGGACAGGAAGCATGCAGAAGAGATTGAGTTCCTGAAACGCACCAACCAGCAGCTCAAG ttCCAGCTAGCTGGCATCACACAGAAGAAGTGA